The following DNA comes from Hyphococcus flavus.
TTGCCTTACGACCCAACCTCTGTTCCGCTTATTGGCGTGATCTTAGGTCTCGGCATTCTTCCGATCATGATGGGGATCGCCATGTGGTTCCAGTTTAAATTGAACCCGCCCCCGACCGACCCCGTTCAGGCGCAAATGTTTGCTTTCATGCCATGGGTGTTCATGTTTATTTTTGCGCCTTTTGCGGCGGGCCTCGTGCTCTACTGGTTCTGGAACACGTTCCTGGGAATATTCCAGCAGTGGTATATTATGGAAAAGAACGGCGTGAAGGTCGAACTAGGCGAGCGCATCAAACTTCCATGGACGAAGAAAAGCGCTTCCAGTGAGGCGAAGTGAGCGGAGAAGCCGTCTTCTCCAGCGACGACTTAGAAGCGGGCCGGCTTTTGTTTGCGAAGCCGGCCGTCTTCATGAAAGGCGTGGTCAATCTCGACGGACTGCCTGATGAGGGGCCTGCCGAGATTGCGTTTGCCGGGCGTTCGAATGTGGGTAAATCCACTTTGCTGAACGCGATTGTCGGGCAAAACGGTTTGGCGCGCGCATCGAATACGCCTGGCCGTACGCGAGAGATAAATTATTTCGATCTTGAGGGTTCGCTGCATCTGGTGGACTTGCCGGGTTACGGCTATGCGCGCGCCTCGCGAAAAGAAGCAGAACAGTGGATGGCGCTGACGCGTGACTTTTTACGGGGAAGGTCAGTTTTACGTCGTGTTTGCCTGCTGGTTGATTCGCGCCATGGTCTAAAACAGTCTGATACAGATGTAATGGATCTTCTGGATGAAGCGGCTGTGAACTATCAGATCGTGCTGACGAAGATCGATAAGATAAAGCCAACTGCGCTTGCGAGTCTTGTCGAGGCAACCTCTAAAAAGATAATTCGCCGCCCTGCCGCGCACCCGTTTATCCGCTCAACGTCATCCGAAAAGGGCGACGGCATCCCGGAACTGCGCGCTGAACTGGCTGCTCTCGCCGTTCTGTAAAGGGTTTGTTAACTATCGGCGTCGTTGGGTGGGGGCCATGAGTATGGCTGAACAATCACAACAGTCTTTGACACACTGGCGCAACGCCTTTGCGCAGCATTTGAAGTCAGAAAAGCGCAGCAGCCAATATACGCAACGTAATTACAATTCTGCGCTGGAGCGGTTTGAAAGTTTCCTCATTGACTATCGGGCTGAGACATTAAATCTCAATTTGTTATCTAGGCTTGAAACGAAAGATTTCCGCGCGTTTCTGGCGGCGCGCCGTAATGAGGGGCTGTCGCCGCCATCAATCAAGCTGGAACTTTCAGCGCTGAAAACTTTTTTTTCCTTTCTGAAAAAACGGGCAGGGGTCGATAATGACGCCATCGCCATCATGCGCGGCCCGAAAACGAAAGAACGTCTGCCAAGACCGGTCACGCAAAAAGACGCCGAAGCATTAATGGATGCGGCGGCGACGTTAAAAACTTCGACGCGAAAACAGACTTGGGAACAGGCGCGGGATGCAGCGCTGATGACGCTGCTTTACGGTGTTGGCTTGCGCATTTCTGAGGCCTTGTCTCTAAAATGGTCCGACGCCCCGCTGGGTGAAACGCTGCGCATCAAGGGGAAGGGCGCAAAGACGCGGATTGTACCTGTCGTGCCCGCCGCACGCAAGGCAATTAATACGTACACAGAGCTTTGCCCCTTTGGCGGCGAAGCGGAAGGCCCGCTATTCTTTTCAACACGGGGCAAGGCGCTGTCGCCTCGACTTGTCCAGCGCACGATGGCGCAATTGCGGGCGGCGCTCGGCCTGCCGGATTCGGCGACGCCCCACGCCTTGCGTCACGCCTTTGCGACGCATCTTTTATCGGCGGGCGGCGATCTGCGCGCCATACAGGAACTCCTCGGTCACTCATCGCTGGCGGCGACCCAGCGCTATACAAAAATCGACAGCGAAAACCTTCTCCGCGTTTTCGACAAGGCTCACCCCAGAGCCTAAATTCCATGCTTTGCCTCATAGGCTTTCACGTCGCGCTTCAGTTCCGGCAACAGGAAATAGAGCGCAAGGATATTCGGTATCGCCATGGCGAACAGCATCGAGTCGATGAA
Coding sequences within:
- the yihA gene encoding ribosome biogenesis GTP-binding protein YihA/YsxC, which gives rise to MSGEAVFSSDDLEAGRLLFAKPAVFMKGVVNLDGLPDEGPAEIAFAGRSNVGKSTLLNAIVGQNGLARASNTPGRTREINYFDLEGSLHLVDLPGYGYARASRKEAEQWMALTRDFLRGRSVLRRVCLLVDSRHGLKQSDTDVMDLLDEAAVNYQIVLTKIDKIKPTALASLVEATSKKIIRRPAAHPFIRSTSSEKGDGIPELRAELAALAVL
- a CDS encoding tyrosine recombinase XerC, whose translation is MAEQSQQSLTHWRNAFAQHLKSEKRSSQYTQRNYNSALERFESFLIDYRAETLNLNLLSRLETKDFRAFLAARRNEGLSPPSIKLELSALKTFFSFLKKRAGVDNDAIAIMRGPKTKERLPRPVTQKDAEALMDAAATLKTSTRKQTWEQARDAALMTLLYGVGLRISEALSLKWSDAPLGETLRIKGKGAKTRIVPVVPAARKAINTYTELCPFGGEAEGPLFFSTRGKALSPRLVQRTMAQLRAALGLPDSATPHALRHAFATHLLSAGGDLRAIQELLGHSSLAATQRYTKIDSENLLRVFDKAHPRA